Within Saccharomonospora cyanea NA-134, the genomic segment GTCGAACAACGAACTGGCACGGGGAAATCAGAAGTCGCGGTCGGACACGAGTTGCCTCCCCAGGGTGTCGTGGTCGTGCGATGTGTCAGTTCTAGGTCAGAAGTCGCGGTCAGACAAGAGAGAACACCTCCACTCGCGTCCGAGTTCGTGCCGACGTCGAAAACGCGTACAGAACAACACACCCCCAGTACCCGACGCTACCGTCCGGTGGCCTCGCCTACACGAATTTCCGGTGCAGTGCGATGATACCGATCACCGAGGATGCCTTGCCCCGTAGTGGACCGAGCCGGACCGGCCTCCGAAACCGAGCCTCCCCGAGTCCGGCCGTCCGCCTGACCGACACACGCGAGAGGATCGGCGAGTGCCGCTCATTCCACAGGATCGGCCGTCGCCAGAAATCGTTACGTCCGACCCGGGCCGGAAGGCTGTGAACCGGACGCCGCAGCCTCGGCAATCCGTCGGTGACCGTGCGGGAGCAGGCGATCGCCGTAGGGCACTGTTGCCCCGCAACTGGGCGCTGTGGACCAGACCGCGGCGTTTCGTCGTGTTCCTTCTGGCCATGGAAGCGTTGTCGGTCGCCGGTTTCACGGTGGCGTTCGCCAACGCGCCGATGCCCGACGGTTCCGACTGGCTCGAGTTCGCCATCCTCGCTCTGGGCGCCACCACGCACGTCCAGTTCACACACCGGCAGGAAGAGCGTCGGCGCAACCGAACGAAGACCGTGCTCATCGATCTCACGGCAGTCTGGGTCTTCCCCGCGACACTGGTCCTGCCCGCCACGCTCGCGGTCCTGCTGGTCGTGCTCATCCGGCTGCAACGCTGGTTCATCGCTCGCCGCCCCACGCACAACTTCGTGTACTCGTCCATCGCCCACGGTCTCGCGGCCGCGCTCGCCAACCTGAGCTACACGGCGATGTCACCGCAGGACTGGAACACGTTGACCGCGACGGGCTCGCTTCGGGAGTTCGGGCTCGTGCTCGTGACGGCGGCGGTGTACGAGGCGGTGCAGATCGTCTACGTGGGCGGCATCCTGGCGCTGGGCTCGCCCACCCCGACCGTGCGCACCGTCCTCGGCAGCAAGGCCGACAACCTCCTGGAGGCCATCACCACCGGGCTCGGCGCCGTCACCGCCGTACTGGTGGTCATCATGCCTCCGGCGGTGGCGATCATGGCGGTGGTCACGGTCGTCTTCAACCGCCTCGCGGAGATCGACCAGCTCCAGGACGCGGTGGTGACCGACCCCAAGACCGGCCTGCTCAACATGCGAGGGTGGACGGAGTCGGCCGACCGCGCACTCAACCGGGTGCGGCGCGCGGGAAGCACACTGTCCGTACTGATGGTGGATCTGGACCACTTCAAGTGGGTCAACGACACCTACGGGCACCCGGCGGGCGACGACGTACTGGCCGCGGTGGCGAGTGCCCTGTCCAGCGTGACCCGGCCCGCCGACGTCGTGGGCCGCTTCGGCGGCGAGGAGTTCCTGTTGCTGTTGCCCGACGCCGACACCTCGGCCGCGGAACTCGCGGCCGAACGGATTCGGACGACCATCGCAGGCCTACGGATCCCCACCACCGACAAGCGGGGCGCTCAGGCCACCATCAGCGGCCGCACCGCCTCCATCGGGGTCGCCGTGTTCCCCCGGCACGCCGACGATCTCGACGGTCTGCTCCAGGCCGCCGACACGGCCGTGTACGAGGCGAAGGAGGCCGGCCGCAACCGCGTCAGCTTCGCTCCGGTCCCGACGTGACGGGGGCGAAGGCTCGACACGCCGCGGTCGAGACCAGCGAGCGTGACCGATTCCCGGATTTGCTGACACGACGACTTCCCTGCTGCCACCCTGTGGGCATGCCCGCCCGCCAAAGCCTGAACACGCG encodes:
- a CDS encoding GGDEF domain-containing protein; amino-acid sequence: MEALSVAGFTVAFANAPMPDGSDWLEFAILALGATTHVQFTHRQEERRRNRTKTVLIDLTAVWVFPATLVLPATLAVLLVVLIRLQRWFIARRPTHNFVYSSIAHGLAAALANLSYTAMSPQDWNTLTATGSLREFGLVLVTAAVYEAVQIVYVGGILALGSPTPTVRTVLGSKADNLLEAITTGLGAVTAVLVVIMPPAVAIMAVVTVVFNRLAEIDQLQDAVVTDPKTGLLNMRGWTESADRALNRVRRAGSTLSVLMVDLDHFKWVNDTYGHPAGDDVLAAVASALSSVTRPADVVGRFGGEEFLLLLPDADTSAAELAAERIRTTIAGLRIPTTDKRGAQATISGRTASIGVAVFPRHADDLDGLLQAADTAVYEAKEAGRNRVSFAPVPT